A stretch of the Lolium perenne isolate Kyuss_39 chromosome 3, Kyuss_2.0, whole genome shotgun sequence genome encodes the following:
- the LOC139838441 gene encoding metallothionein-like protein 3A yields MSNTCGNCDCSNKNDCPKKGNSYGIVMVDTKKSHFEVQEVTENDGKCKCGTSCSCTNCTCGH; encoded by the exons ATGTCGAACACCTGCGGCAACTGCGACTGCTCTAACAAGAACGACTGCCC CAAGAAGGGAAACAGCTACGGCATCGTCATGGTTGACACCAAGAAGAG CCACTTCGAGGTTCAGGAGGTCACGGAGAACGACGGCAAGTGCAAGTGCGGCACCAGCTGCAGCTGCACCAACTGCACCTGCGGCCACTGA